Part of the Sulfitobacter donghicola DSW-25 = KCTC 12864 = JCM 14565 genome, CTGATTGATACAGATGTGATGTGGATCATCATCCTGATGTGCGCAGTTGGTTTCTTTGGCTCGACCTACCCTGCCCTAATGGCCCATGGCCGCAGCCTTTTGCCGCGCCATCTGGTTGGCCGAGGCGTAACTGTTTTGAACCTGTGCAGTGTTGGCGGCGTGGGAATTGCGCAGGTCTTATCGGGGCGAATCCATTCTGCCTATTCCAAACAAGAGCTAGTCGCGCTTCCCTACACGATGATCCTTCTTTTCTTTGCTGTGTTGGTGACTATTGGCCTCATCCTTTACCTGTTTTCAACAGATACAAAGCCGTAATGCCCCTGCCCCTTTCAAATAGGGCAAAAGCGGTATAACAGGCCCGCACCATCATACACACAAACTGGAGAAAACGAGATGGGTTATCGCGTTGTTATCGCCGGTGCCACAGGCAATGTGGGCCGTGAAATGCTGAACATTCTGGCCGAGCGCCAGTTCCCTGTAGACGAAATCGCAGTACTTGCCAGCCGCAGGTCACTGGGTACGGAAGTCAGCTTTGGCGACAAGACGGTTAAGACGCAAGACCTTGATACGTTCGACTTCACTGGCTGGGATATGGCGCTGTTCGCTGTTGGCTCTGACGCCACAAAGAAATACGCGCCATTGGCGGCAAAAGCGGGATGTGTCGTGATCGATAACTCGTCGCTGTACCGCTATGACGCGGATATTCCGTTGATCGTCCCTGAGGTAAACCCAGAGGCCGTTCACCAGTATTCCAACAAAAACATCATCGCTAACCCCAACTGTTCGACCGCGCAGATGGTTGTGGCGCTAAAGCCGCTACATGACCGCGCAACGATCAAACGCGTTGTGGTCAGCACGTATCAGTCCGTTTCCGGTTCCGGAAAAGAGGGCGCTGACGAGCTGTGGGAACAGACCAAGAGCATCTACAACCCGATCAAAGATGTGCCACCGAACAAGTTCCAAAAGCAGATCGCGTTTAACGTAATCCCGCAGATCGACGTGTTCATGGATTCCGGCGACACCAAAGAAGAATGGAAGATGATGGTTGAGACGAAGAAAATCGTCGACCCTTCCATCAAAGTGACAGCAACATGTGTTCGCGTTCCTGTCTTTGTTGGGCACGCGGAATCGATCAACATCGAATTCGAAGACCATCTGGACGAAAACGAAGCCCGCGACATCCTGCAAGAAGCACCAGGTATCATGGTGATCGATAAGCGCGAAGCGGGTGGCTATGTTACCCCGATCGAATGCGTTGGCGACTTTGCCACGTTCATCAGCCGTATCCGTCAAGACAGCACGATCGACAATGGCATCAACCTGTGGTGCGTTTCTGACAACCTGCGCAAGGGTGCTGCCCTGAACGCGGTTCAGATCGCCGAACTCTTGGGTCGTGAAGTGCTCAAGAAAGGCTGATTTCCGCCCAAATCAAAGACCTAGAGGGGTGCCTGAAAGGGCGCCCCTTTTTCTTTTCAACGACGCATTGCATGGTAACGGGACTTAAAAAGGACTTTGTGATTATGCGTTTTCTTTCTGTTGCTCTTGTTGCTTTACCGCTGCCTATTATGGCGGAAACATTCACCACAACATCATCGCCCACGGCCGCGACTGTTTATTCTGGCTTTGCCATGGTGACTCGGGAAGTAAGCGTCGAGGTACCCGCTGGCGCGCATCAGATCATCTTGCCCGACCTGCCTCAATGGGTGGACGCAGGCAGCCTTCGCGCCAGCATCTCGGGCGCTGATATTACCAGCACAAGGTTGCGCACAGCGGCATTGCCACCCCAACCAGACAGCGACAGCCAAGCGGTTGTTGCTGCCAAAGAACAGATCAAACTAGCGGAACGCGCCCTGCGGGATTTGGATGACGCGATCCAAGACGCTGAGCTGGCCATTCAATCTGCTGAAGCGCGCCTCGCGTTTCTAGGCAACCTTTCTTCGAGTGAGACACTGCCCTCTGATCCCCTAGCGCTGGCCGAATTGGCCGCGATGATCGAGGCCCAGACCCTGACCGCCAAACAAACCCAGCTTAACGCACAACGGGAAGCACGCCAGATTTCAGAGGCCCGCCCTGATTTGCTACGCGATCTAGAGGATGCAAAAGCCGCACTAGACGCGCTTACCCCTCCTGCGGAACCAAAGGCCTTACTGGCCTTGTCTGTTGACGCAAAAGAGGCTGGTACAATCATCGCAACCGTTAGTTACCCTGCGCGCGCGTCATGGCAACCAACCTATGATGTCGCCCTCGCCACAGGCGACGACGCCACAATGACGCTGCGCCGCGCCGCGCTTGTGCATCAGAACACTGGCGAAAATTGGGACAACATCGCGCTGACCCTTTCGACCCTGACACCTAGTGGCCAGATTGTTCCATCCGAGCTTTATCCGCCCCTCCTGCGGTTTGAAGACCCCCAGTTGCGGGCCAAACTTCAACGATCAGTAAGCGGCCTCAGCGCCGGTATGGCTGAGGATGTTGCGGAACCTGCAATGATGGAAGCCGCCCCTAGTCCGCAACCCAATTTTGACGGACCCGGTGTTCGCTACACACTCCCCTCCCCGATCAGCATCGCCCAAAATGCCGAAGGGGCGCGTGTAGAGCTGGACGCGCTCGAATTTGGCGCACGCGTTTTCGCCCGTGCAGTGCCAGCCAGCGACCAGACAGCGTTTCTGATGGCGGAATCTGAAAACGCCAGCAAAGAGTCCCTTCTTGCCGCCAATAGCGCGCAGATTTTTGTGGACGGTACCCTTGTAGGGCAAAGCTATTTCTCGGCGGTGCCTGCGGGGGGCGAGATCGTTCAGGCCTTTGGCCCGATCGAAGATTTGCGGCTAAAACGAACAGTGCTTGACCTAAGTGAAGGGGATCGCGGCTTGATCAGCCGAACCAATGCGCAAACTCAGGAAATCCGCATGGAAATCGAAAACCTTGGCGCGAAAGCATGGGATGTCGAGCTGTTGGAGGCGATCCCTTACAGCGAACAAGACGATTTGGAAATCGAATGGAGCGCCAAGCCGCAGCCAAGCATCACCGACGTAGATAACCGCCGCGGCCTTATGCAATGGAACTTTTCCATTGGTGCCAATGATAACAAAGAGATCACAACCGAGCAGTTCATTCGCTGGCCGGATGGCAAAGTGCTGCGTTAGGCGCCCGTCACCACAAAGCCATCTGGTGCTAAATATCCGGTAACATCTAGAGGGTGACCAGGCATGGCTGCCCTGAACCGTTTGACCAAAGTTTGATACCGCAGCCCAAGCGCGCCTAAGTTACACAGATGCCGCCCTGTAGAAGTGACATAGATCGCCAGACCAGCACCAACAGGCCGCAGCTCCATCCCCTCAACCGCGAGGCGGTTTATCAGATCTGGCCAGCTCTTGGCCTCTGCAAACAGGTTTTTCAGCAGGGCCAACCGCGTTGCATCAATGCGACCTGCAGGCATAGTTTCTGTTTTCATACTGCATTTAGGGTGAGCAGGAATCGGGCCAAGACGTTCTTTCAGGTCAGCATAAGGGTATCCGATATCGCGACCATGGCACAGCTTGGTCCCACAGCTTTTCTTTATCAGCGCAATATCATCGCCTTCCTTGTGCACAGCATACCCGTGCAACCTTAAGCGAGTGGTCAATTCAGACCAATCCGCAGCCTCTGCGAGGTCTCGCCCCACTAGAACGCGAAAGGCGTCCAACAGGCTATCACTGGAAACCTTGGAACCGCCTGCCAGCACCTGACGATCAACTTCACGTTTCAAAAGCTGGCGAACCATATGCCCAACGCTCACATCCTGCGCGGTAGCAACACGTTGCGCGCCTGACAGCAATTCGCGCGGTAACCTAAGGGTGACTGATTCCAAATCCATACCTAAGCCTGCGACAACCTAGGTTAATGACCCGTTAACATCGAGCCGCACCCTCAGGACGGATTGGATTTAAAAGGTAAAACAGCGCCATTGACGTGGCGCCCAACGACCCACATTGAAAAATCTCGACGCGTGAACGCCTCTAGCGATATGCAGAATTCACACCAAATTCGAAAGAAAACGCTGTTCCTTGGCAACCATTTGAAAACCCTAAACCGTGATAACTCCATTTGCCGTGGGGGCGTACTTAGGGGTGAGACATGAACGAAGTAATCAAAATCCGGCTATCCGAGCAGGTTCAGTTGGATCAGGGAAGGCTTGGGCTGCTCTATACGCAATTGGGTGACGCAGGCGCGGAAAGCGTTGTTTGCCGCGCGATGGAGGAACTCGCAGTGCGGCTTTCGCAATGTGAAACATTGTGGCGCAACAACAACCAGACCCAGCTGCGCAAACATGCGCGATCTCTCATTGCGATTTCCGATCAGATCGGGATGGACAAACTGGCGCAGATTTCCAGCGATGTAACCCATGCAATTGATGCGCAGGATGATGTGGCGATCGCAGCCACCCTATCGCGGCTTTTGCGGATCGGTGAAAAATCTCTGGCAGCTATTTGGATCATGGATGATCTCAGCCTATGAGGGTGGTTGCAGCCTTTGCACGATGGGATAGTCTGCGTTGAAATAGATACCCACTGAAAGGTTGCCACCCTATGACTCTCAGCTTTGCAGCACCCGCTGATAACGCAATTGATCTGAATGTAATATCTCAGGATGATCTAGGGAACTGGCTGGAAAACCAACCTGCAGCGACAAAGGCTTGGGTTTTGGCAAACGGGTTTTCTGGCCGGATTGGCGAAGCATTGGTTGTGCCGGATACGGAAGGGCAACCAAGGCTTGCGCTGGCGGGATACGGGTCAACTGCCGCGCGTGCGCGGGGTCGCTTCGCCTTGGCTGCTGCGGCGACAAAACTGCCATCAGGCGATTACCGCATCACCAGCGGATTGCCCGATGATCAAGCCGAGGTAGAGGCATTGGGGTGGTTGCTGAGCGGTTATCGTTTTGATCGCTATAAGTCAGCCACACCGATGCGGGCACATTTGGTTGCCCCTGATGGGATCGACGTTGCGAAGGTAGAAGCGATTGCGAATGGGGAAGCTTTGACCCGAACGCTGATCAATACACCTGCCTCTGATATGGGGCCGCCAGATTTAGAGAAAGCTGCGCGTGAACTTGCGGGCGCACATGGGGCCTCCATCAATGTGATCGTGGGCGACGAGCTGTTAAAAGAGAACCTACCGATGATCCATACGGTGGGACGCGCAGCAAATCGTGCGCCTCGGTTGATCGATATCCGCTGGGGTGGCTCTGGCCCGACACTCACCTTGGTTGGGAAAGGTGTTTGCTTTGACACGGGCGGCCTTAACATCAAACCCGGATCGTCGATGGGTTTGATGAAAAAAGACATGGGCGGAGCGGCGGCTGTGCTGGGGCTTGCCCATATGATTATGGCGGCCAAAGCGAATGTTCAGTTGCGGGTTCTCATTCCTGCAGTCGAAAATTCCATATCCGACAATGCTTATCGCCCTCAGGATATCCTGACCTCCCGCAAGGGGCTAACCGTTGAAATCAACAACACCGACGCCGAAGGGCGGTTGGTTTTGGCAGATGCGCTGGCCCTTGCGGATGAGGAAAAACCGGATCAGATCATTTCTATGGCGACCTTAACAGGGGCCGCTCGTGTAGCTGTTGGCCCCGACCTTGCCCCGTATTTTAGCGATGATGCAAATTTCGTAACCGCGCTGGAGGCTTCGGCCGCAAAGGTCAGCGACCCTGTTTGGCGCATGCCCTTCCACACGCCTTATGAATCGATGATCGAACCCGACATTGCTGATCTAGATAACGCACCCAAAGGTGGCTTTGCAGGCTGCATCACAGCGGCTCTTTTCCTGCGCCGGTTCGTTACCGATAGTAACTACGCGCACTTCGACATATACGGCTGGCAACCCAGCGCTGCACCCGCACGCGCTAAAGGTGGCGTCGGGCAAGGAACCCGCGCGCTGCTAGATGCTATCGACAGGATTTTGACCCCATGAGCCACCCACGACTAACCCCCGATCCAGACCGCATGCCGCTAAAAGAAACGGCCCAAATCGGGCGCGGCGTTGTTAACCTATTGCGCAAACCAAACGGTGCGCGCGACCGCCAGTTGCTTTTGGGGACAGAAGTGACCGTTTATTCCCGCGAAGACGGTTGGGCCTATGTGCAATCCGCTGTTGACGGGTATTGCGGTTTTGTTGGCGTATCGTCCTTGGCAAAGCCCCAGCCGATCACGCATAAGGTAACCGCCGCAGGCAGCCACGGTTATCAGAATGCCAATTTCAAGGCGATTGATCGTTGTGCCCTAAGCCACGGCAGCTTGTTGGCTTCGTTGGGCGAGAAAGACGGTTTCATAAACACCAGCCATGGTTTTGTGCCGAAACAGCATATTGCGCCAATCGAGCATTTTGAGGACGACCCTGCCCAAGTCGCCGCGCAGTTTGTCGGCACGCCATACCTCTGGGGTGGCAACAGCCGCTGGGGCATTGATTGCTCTGGTCTGGTGCAGGCCGCCTGTCGTGCTTGCGCAATCCCTTGTGGTGGTGACACCGACATGCAGGAAGCCGAACTGGGAGAATTGTTGCCAGACGGGTCTCTTCCCCAACGCAATGACGTTCTATTCTGGAAGGGCCACGTAGCCATTGTATGGGATGAGGAAACCCTCATCCACGCCAATGCACATTATATGGCGACTGTCTTTGAACCCATCGAAGAAGCGATTGCCCGCATTGAAGAAACAGACGGGCCCGTCACCTCGCACCGCAGGCTGCCTACGGCTGTTTGAACTGCGCAGAGCTGTTCATGTTGCCCCTGCAAGATGCTCGCCCGTGTAAACGGGCGGGTAAAAGTACAAGCCGTCTGCCCCCACCCCCTCTGGCGGTTGCTAGGTCTAGTCAACGGCCCGAATAAGCTTGCGCTCAAGCACCCACAAGACAGGCTTGAGCTCATGCCCCCGTTTCAAAGTCTGCCCATCGGCACCGATCACAGCATATAGGCCTTGTTTCATCCGCAGCTTGGGGCGCTTTTCGATCCGGTACAGGGGGATTTCGGCGGTACGTCGAAAAACGGAAAAGACGGCGACCTCCCTCAAACAGGAAATGCCATAGTCGCGCCACTCACCCGCGGCTACCATACGCCCATAAAGCGATAAGATCACAGAAAGCTCGGTCCGATGAAACGCGACCTGCTCAACGGGGCGGGTCGCGTTGCCGCCTGTTGTCGTATGTGTCGGAATAGTAGGTATATTCATACCCATTAGATTTGCGTCAGGTGAAACGCAAATCAAGCCCAAACCATCAATTTACTTGAACGCGTTACAAAACCGGGTACGGTAGAAAAATTGTGAAACGCATTGGAGGGGAGGACAATGACACCACAGGAACGCGCGGAGCGCGCAGCCGAAACGATGCTGGCCAAAGATTCAGCCTCTCGTGATCTCGGCATGAAGATCACCCATATCGCACCGGGAGCAGCGACGCTAACCATGCCCGTAACAGCAAAAATGCTGAACGGGCACCAGATTTGCCATGGCGGATTCATCTTTACACTCGCAGACAGCGCATTTGCATTTGCCTGCAACAGCTACAATCGGCTGACCGTCGCGCAACAAAACCAGATCACCTATGTCACCTCTGGTAAAGCAGACGAGCTGTTAACCGCTACGGCCCTAGAAACGGCCCTGTCAGGGCGCTCAGGCGTATATGATGTTATGGTCACCGGAGAAGACGGGCGCATCGTTGCAACCATGCGCGGCCTATCACGCACGATAAAGGGGCAGTTGTTCCCCGAACACGGAGACGACACATGAAAGACCTCACACCAGCCCGCGACAGCCTAGACGCCATCGAAACCGCCAGCCGTGATGAGATCAGCACCCTTCAATTGGAACGCCTGAAATGGTCGCTGCGCCACGCCTATGACAACGTCCCTTTTTACAAAGAAAAATTTGATGCGGCAGGCGTGCACCCTGACGACCTGAAAGACCTTAGTGATCTGTCCAAGTTCCCGTTCACCGTCAAAACCGACCTGCGCGACAATTACCCGTTTGGCATGTTCGCCGTGCCTCAGGAGCAGGTAAAACGCATCCACGCGTCATCTGGCACGACGGGGCAACCCACCGTTGTGGGTTATACCGCTAAGGATCTGGAAAACTGGGGTAGCGTTGTTGCACGCTCGCTGCGCGCTGCGGGTATGACGCCTGGTGATATGCTTCATAACGCATATGGCTACGGTCTGTTTACTGGCGGCATGGGCATCCATCTTGGGGCGGATACACTGGGGCTGAGCACGATCCCGATTTCGGGTGGTATGACCTCCCGTCAGGTTCGTTTGATCGAAGATTTCAAACCAAAGGGCATCACGGTAACCCCCTCTTACGCGCTATCCATTCTGGATGAGTTCAACGCACAAGGGATCGACCCGCGCGATAGCTCTCTCGAAGTTGGTATATTCGGCGCCGAGCCATGGACCAACGCCATGCGCCAAGAGATCGAGCAAGCCTTTGATATGCACGCGGTTGATATCTACGGCCTATCCGAAATCATGGGGCCTGGTGTTTCGATGGAGTGTGTCGAAAGCAAAGATGGCCTGCACATTTGGGAGGATCATTTCTATCCCGAAATCATCAACCCAGAGACCGGCGAAGTTGTGGCCGACGGTGAACAGGGTGAGCTGGTGTTTACCTCGCTAACCAAGGAAGCGTTCCCCGTCATCCGCTACCGCACCCGCGATCTGACCCGCCTATTGGCTGGTACAGCGCGCAGCATGCGCCGCATGGAAAAGGTGACGGGGCGCAGTGACGATATGATCATCCTGCGGGGTGTGAATGTCTTCCCGACCCAGATCGAAGAGCTGCTGATGAAAATCGACGGCCTCGCGCCGCATTTTCAAATCGAGCTGGCGCGCCCTGACCGGATGGATCAGATGCGTATCCTGACAGAGGTCACCGATAGCAATATCGGGTCAGACACCCGCGCGGATGCCGCAGCCCAGCTTTCTGCCGCCATCAAACAGTCTGTCGGCATTAGCGCCAAAGTCGATGTCGGGGATATCGGGGCAGTGCCCCGTTCAGAGGGCAAAGCCGTTCGCATTCTGGATAACCGCCCTAAGGCTTAACCGCAGGTGATACCGATAATCGTATCGGTATCATCCAATTGGATGTTCTTGCGCGCCGGATTGAAATCGGTTGTGACAGCATCTGTCGGACCAACCAGACGTTTTGGTTCTGGCAGCGCAAGGGATGATGCGGCATCCAGCCCGATCAACCCCTGATGCACTGCTGCATCACATGTATCCGGCCCCTTGGCGGCCGGTGCATTGCCGCCAGTGGTCCCAATCGTTGTCCCACAGCCCGCCAACAATAGCCCCGCAAGTATCGTGTATTTCATATCTCTACCCCATTAATTTCTTGGCCCGAGTTTTCATCATCCCGCCAAGATTGACCAGTCTCTTCGCATTGATACTGCTGAATGATCGGCGGAGCCATAGCCCCCCCGTTTCTATCTGTGTCGGTTTGGCCATTTCCCGCTTCTTTAAGGTTTGGTTTTTACTAGCAAGCATTTCCTACTCAAGTTAACTAGCAACCATGTTAGCTATCTTTCTAAAAACGCTTCCGTTTTTTGCCATTATTGGTCTTGGCTATTTGGCGGGCCGCACGCGGTTTTTCACCGCCGAAGCCACGGCCTATCTCACCAAATTTGTGTTTTACTTTGCGCTATCGGCGATGCTGTTTCGCTTTGCTGCAAACCTGTCACTCGCCGAAGTCTGGGATACACGATTGGTTGTTGCCTACCTATGGGGCACCGCCTTTGCCTATGGCATTGCAACGCTGATCGGCTTTTACCGCAATCAAAGCATCGAAGTTACAGCGATGGAGGCGCAATGTGCGGTGATCGGCAACGTGGGCTTCCTTGGCGTCCCGATGTTGACCCTACTGCTGGGCCCAGAGGCGATTGGCCCCGTGATGCTGGCGCTTGCGGTTGATCTGATTGTTTTCTCCTCCCTAATTGTAATCCTAATCACCGGTTCCCGCGACGGCAGGATGAGCATTGCAGTCCTGCGTACCGTAGGCCTTGGACTGCTCAAAAATCCAATGATTGTCGCCATGGCCCTCGGGCTAGTCTGGTCCAGCCTGAGCATCCCTATCCCTACGCCAATGAATGAATTTCTGGCGCTGCTTGGTGCTGCCGCGACCCCCGGTGCGCTGTTTGCCATCGGGGCTTCGCTGGCATCCAAATCCGCTGAGCGGTTGACCGTGGCAGGGTGGCTTAGCTTTAGTAAACTGGTTGTGCATCCCCTGCTTGTTGCAATTGCCTGCTTTGTCTTTTTCAAGGTCGATCCCTATAAAGCCAGTGTGGTTATTTCTGCGGCAGCGCTACCTGTTGCCGGCAATGTTTACATCCTTGCGCAACACTATGGTGTGGCACCCCAACGGGCCTCTGCTGCGATCCTTATTTCTACTGCGTTCAGCATCGTTACGGTCAGCATGTGGATTGCTTGGCTGTCGACACCCTAAACCAATTTGAGCAAACAGAGCCCTTGCCCTAGGCCCCCGCTCTGGTTAGCCATAATCAACACCCGCAAAGGAGCCTTCAATGGAAACGATCTCGTCCAACGCCTGCTTTGGCGGCACACAACACGTCATAAAACACGCCTCCAGCAGCTGCGCATGCGACATGACATTTGCCCTATTTCTACCGCCAGAGGCCAAAGACGGCCCCGTCCCTGTTTTGTGGTTCCTGTCGGGCCTCACCTGCACCCATGAAAACGCAATGGTCAAAGCAGGCGCACAGGCTTGGGCCGCCGAGCAAGGCATTGCTTTGGTCTTTCCCGACACGTCTCCGCGCGGCGAAGGCGTGGCCAATGACGAGGCCTATGATCTGGGCCAAGGCGCTGGTTTCTATGTGAACGCCACCCTAGATCCTTGGAAACCGCATTTCCAGATGTGGACTTATATCGCAGATGAACTACCTGCCTTGCTGGCCGAGAACTTTCCGTTGGATATGGAACGTCAATCGATCACTGGGCATTCGATGGGTGGGCACGGCGCGCTGACCCTTGCGATGTCATTCCCTGATCGTTTCACCTCGGTCTCGGCCTTTGCGCCGATCACCCACCCAATCGCCAGCGATTGGGGTCGCAAGCAGCTAACGGCCTATCTAGGCGCGGATGAAAGCACATGGGTTGCACATGACGCGACGCTGCTGATGCAGGAAAAAGGGTTTGATGGGCCCGTTCTGATTGACCAAGGCACCGACGATCAATTCCTCGACCTGCTCCAGCCCGAAGCCCTAAGCGCGGCAATGGCCAAACGCCGCCAGAACGGGATGTTCCGGATGCAGCCGGGCTATGACCACAGCTATTTCTTCATCGCAACCTTCATGGAAGACCACGTTACCTTTCATGCTGACGCTTTGTGGTCCGCATGACGGCCATCTACATTGATGCCGATGCCTGCCCCGTAAAGGAAGAGGCCGAGCGCGTGATAACGCGCCATAAGTTGAAGATGTTTGTTGTCTCAAACGGGGGGCTCCGCCCCTCGCAAAACCCCTTTGTAGAGACTGTTATAGTGCCTGATGGGCCTGATATTGCGGATATGTGGATTGCCGAACGTGCAGGCCGCGGCGACGTTGTTGTGACTGGTGATATTCCTTTGGCCGCCAAATGTGTCGAAGCGGGTGCCAAAGTGATCAAACACAACGGCGAGGCCCTAACCCAAGCCAACATCGGAAATGTTCTGGCCACCCGTGATCTAATGACCGATTTACGGGCTGCCGATCCCTTCCGCCAAGGGGGCGGAAAAGGGTTTACAAAGGCTGATCGCTCTCGCTTCCTAGAAGCGTTAGAGCGTGAGATCAGAGCCGCGCAAAAGCTAACTTAACCTGTCGTGGCGGGTTCGCCTCGCGATCTTGCAAGCCAGTAGAAAGAATTCGAATGACACCTAAAGCTGTAGTATTTGATATCGGAAACGTCCTCATCGAATGGCAACCCGAGCGGTTTTATGACGCGCAAATCGGTGAGGAGCGTCGGCGCGCTATGTTTGCTGAAATTGACCTGCACGGCATGAACGATCGCGTTGATACAGGCGAGAATTTCACCAAAGTCATTCGCGAAACCGCCGCGATCTATCCCCATTGGGCAGATGAAATTATGCTGTGGCATGACAACTGGATCGAAATGGCCGCGCCTGCGATCCCCCACTCCGAACGTTTGATGGACGCGCTACAGGCCAAAGGCATTCCTGTTTTCAGCCTGACGAATTTCGGCGTTGAGACGATGGTCATTGCGCGCAAGAAATACGGCTTTTTGCACAAATTCGACCGCGATTTCATCTCTGGGCACATGCAGGTTATCAAACCCGCCGCGCGCATCTATGAATTGCTAGAGGAAGGCACAGGCCTGTCAGGCCCAGAGCTGTTATTCACCGATGATCGCCATGACAACATCAATGCCGCCAAAGATCGCAACTGGCAAACCCATCTATTCGAATACCCTCAGGGTTGGGCGGATAAATTGGTGGCGTCAGGTTTGTTAACCGAACAGGAGGCCGTATGAGCAACATTCCCTTTATCCCGTTTGAGGCTGGTGAAAAGCTTCTCGATTGGATTGGCCTGACGGATGCATTGGCCGCAGGTCACAAACTGGCCCGCGCCGAGATAGGTGACACATTTTTATACCGTGATCCCGACACTCTGCTTAGCCGTGCCGCATGGATTGACGGCATGGGTATGGCGGTCAAGTCAGCCACGGTTTTCCCCAACAACACCAAACAGGGCAAACCCAACATCAACGGCGGGGTTAGTCTCTATTCCGATGCCGATGGCACATTGGAAGCGATCATAGACTTTCACCTTGTGACCAAATGGAAAACCGCAGGCGATAGCCTGCTGGCGGCGCGGCGTTTGGCGCGGCCCGATGCCTCGAAAATCCTGTTGGTGGGTGCTGGTGCGGTGGCACAATCCCTGCACGAAGCTTACAGCGCGGTTTTCCCGAATGCTTCCTTTACGATCTGGAGCAGAACCCGTGCCAGTGCCGAAACGCTTGCCGCCACATTGCCAAATGTCTCGGTGGCTGATGATTTGGAAACCGCCATTAAATCTGCCGACATTATCGGCAGCGCCACGATGGCAACTGACCCAGTGATCAAAGGCGCTTGGCTTCAACCTGGTCAGCATCTGGACCTGATCGGCGCCTATCGCCCTGACATGCGGGAAGTGGACGACGAGGCCCTTCAACGTGCACGCCTGTTTGTCGACAGCGTGGACACCACAATCGGCCATATCGGAGAGTTAAAAATACCGCTTGAGGCTGGGGCCATCTCTCGTGAAGACATCATAGCCGATTTTTACAATCTGGATGCCTTCAAACGCACCTCAGCCGATGAGATCACCATCTGTAAAAACGGCGGCGGGGCGCATCTGGATTTGATGACCAGCAAATATATCCTTGATCAGTGGCGCAAGGTCACGTGATCTGGATTTTCCTATTCCTGCTTGCGGCAATCGCTGCGGCGCCCTTTGCCCTTGAACACTACCGCACGCAGATGAACGACGGCAGGCGCGGATCA contains:
- a CDS encoding aspartate-semialdehyde dehydrogenase, which encodes MGYRVVIAGATGNVGREMLNILAERQFPVDEIAVLASRRSLGTEVSFGDKTVKTQDLDTFDFTGWDMALFAVGSDATKKYAPLAAKAGCVVIDNSSLYRYDADIPLIVPEVNPEAVHQYSNKNIIANPNCSTAQMVVALKPLHDRATIKRVVVSTYQSVSGSGKEGADELWEQTKSIYNPIKDVPPNKFQKQIAFNVIPQIDVFMDSGDTKEEWKMMVETKKIVDPSIKVTATCVRVPVFVGHAESINIEFEDHLDENEARDILQEAPGIMVIDKREAGGYVTPIECVGDFATFISRIRQDSTIDNGINLWCVSDNLRKGAALNAVQIAELLGREVLKKG
- a CDS encoding DUF4139 domain-containing protein, with translation MRFLSVALVALPLPIMAETFTTTSSPTAATVYSGFAMVTREVSVEVPAGAHQIILPDLPQWVDAGSLRASISGADITSTRLRTAALPPQPDSDSQAVVAAKEQIKLAERALRDLDDAIQDAELAIQSAEARLAFLGNLSSSETLPSDPLALAELAAMIEAQTLTAKQTQLNAQREARQISEARPDLLRDLEDAKAALDALTPPAEPKALLALSVDAKEAGTIIATVSYPARASWQPTYDVALATGDDATMTLRRAALVHQNTGENWDNIALTLSTLTPSGQIVPSELYPPLLRFEDPQLRAKLQRSVSGLSAGMAEDVAEPAMMEAAPSPQPNFDGPGVRYTLPSPISIAQNAEGARVELDALEFGARVFARAVPASDQTAFLMAESENASKESLLAANSAQIFVDGTLVGQSYFSAVPAGGEIVQAFGPIEDLRLKRTVLDLSEGDRGLISRTNAQTQEIRMEIENLGAKAWDVELLEAIPYSEQDDLEIEWSAKPQPSITDVDNRRGLMQWNFSIGANDNKEITTEQFIRWPDGKVLR
- a CDS encoding leucyl aminopeptidase family protein produces the protein MTLSFAAPADNAIDLNVISQDDLGNWLENQPAATKAWVLANGFSGRIGEALVVPDTEGQPRLALAGYGSTAARARGRFALAAAATKLPSGDYRITSGLPDDQAEVEALGWLLSGYRFDRYKSATPMRAHLVAPDGIDVAKVEAIANGEALTRTLINTPASDMGPPDLEKAARELAGAHGASINVIVGDELLKENLPMIHTVGRAANRAPRLIDIRWGGSGPTLTLVGKGVCFDTGGLNIKPGSSMGLMKKDMGGAAAVLGLAHMIMAAKANVQLRVLIPAVENSISDNAYRPQDILTSRKGLTVEINNTDAEGRLVLADALALADEEKPDQIISMATLTGAARVAVGPDLAPYFSDDANFVTALEASAAKVSDPVWRMPFHTPYESMIEPDIADLDNAPKGGFAGCITAALFLRRFVTDSNYAHFDIYGWQPSAAPARAKGGVGQGTRALLDAIDRILTP
- a CDS encoding C40 family peptidase, giving the protein MSHPRLTPDPDRMPLKETAQIGRGVVNLLRKPNGARDRQLLLGTEVTVYSREDGWAYVQSAVDGYCGFVGVSSLAKPQPITHKVTAAGSHGYQNANFKAIDRCALSHGSLLASLGEKDGFINTSHGFVPKQHIAPIEHFEDDPAQVAAQFVGTPYLWGGNSRWGIDCSGLVQAACRACAIPCGGDTDMQEAELGELLPDGSLPQRNDVLFWKGHVAIVWDEETLIHANAHYMATVFEPIEEAIARIEETDGPVTSHRRLPTAV
- a CDS encoding DUF2794 domain-containing protein gives rise to the protein MNIPTIPTHTTTGGNATRPVEQVAFHRTELSVILSLYGRMVAAGEWRDYGISCLREVAVFSVFRRTAEIPLYRIEKRPKLRMKQGLYAVIGADGQTLKRGHELKPVLWVLERKLIRAVD
- the paaI gene encoding hydroxyphenylacetyl-CoA thioesterase PaaI, with product MTPQERAERAAETMLAKDSASRDLGMKITHIAPGAATLTMPVTAKMLNGHQICHGGFIFTLADSAFAFACNSYNRLTVAQQNQITYVTSGKADELLTATALETALSGRSGVYDVMVTGEDGRIVATMRGLSRTIKGQLFPEHGDDT